One Hevea brasiliensis isolate MT/VB/25A 57/8 chromosome 5, ASM3005281v1, whole genome shotgun sequence genomic region harbors:
- the LOC110651121 gene encoding putative B3 domain-containing protein At2g27410, which translates to MGRVLDANDDGGCFDKMVAAIKLVEESILIAFVQQVRAEAMSKHDDRLAASVPKKSKGHGQRQDKKPLSHLSLSLHEKSSGNMNEIKRRVYGKRCSESGNNTEDEQKKRKLLKRPNKTCFANIGSETPPDMPDEWWDKIRTKGGTDVKLVIMKQMFATDLNPHHDRFSIPFKQIRDSSFLTEDEKSKLKEQKENIPVTLMEPCGDESKMLLRQWNLKSSSTYVLTSSWKKVLERNHQGSSGKFKHSDIVQLWSFRRNGELWLALFKVGDASTTPSGSGNKGENGDGASTSHRTMLDLELHL; encoded by the coding sequence ATGGGCAGAGTTCTTGATGCCAATGATGATGGTGGGTGTTTCGACAAAATGGTGGCTGCGATCAAGTTAGTGGAAGAAAGTATTCTGATTGCTTTTGTGCAACAAGTAAGAGCTGAAGCCATGAGCAAGCATGATGACCGACTTGCTGCATCTGTGCCCAAGAAAAGCAAGGGCCATGGACAACGCCAAGACAAGAAACCTCTTTCTCATTTGTCTTTATCTCTTCATGAGAAGTCCTCTGGGAACATGAATGAAATCAAGAGAAGGGTCTATGGCAAACGATGCTCTGAAAGTGGTAACAATACTGAAGATGAACAGAAGAAAAGGAAATTGCTGAAGAGACCAAACAAGACCTGTTTTGCAAATATTGGTTCCGAGACGCCACCTGACATGCCTGATGAGTGGTGGGATAAAATTCGAACAAAAGGAGGCACTGATGTGAAGTTGGTGATAATGAAACAGATGTTTGCTACTGATTTAAATCCTCACCATGATCGATTCTCAATCCCTTTTAAGCAGATAAGAGATTCCAGTTTTCTTACAGAGGATGAGAAGAGCAAGTTAAAGGAGCAGAAGGAGAACATACCTGTAACACTCATGGAACCTTGTGGTGATGAGTCTAAGATGTTGCTAAGGCAGTGGAATTTGAAAAGTAGCAGTACCTATGTGTTGACATCGAGTTGGAAGAAAGTCTTGGAAAGGAATCATCAGGGATCATCAGGGAAATTCAAACACAGTGACATAGTGCAGCTTTGGTCTTTCAGGCGCAATGGAGAACTCTGGTTGGCACTGTTTAAGGTTGGGGATGCAAGTACCACTCCTAGCGGCAGTGGCAATAAAGGGGAGAACGGGGATGGTGCAAGTACAAGTCATCGTACAATGTTGGACCTGGAACTACATTTGTAA
- the LOC110672767 gene encoding LOW QUALITY PROTEIN: putative CCR4-associated factor 1 homolog 8 (The sequence of the model RefSeq protein was modified relative to this genomic sequence to represent the inferred CDS: deleted 1 base in 1 codon) yields the protein MGILYKETTFMIHSIHFSSTFYQELSDHCEMGIRQVWACNLMEELQKMDAALHHHKVVSMDSEFPGFLRKTPRRSDELSAFADMKFNVDNMKIIQLGITLSDENGIIAGTWEFNFKFLIETEVFYDPKSIEFLKESGIDFEELRINGIDQLFFSNMFTYVLSRHRDLKWLTFHGLYDLAYMVKLVTKKPLPVSMLDFTEIIATVFGCCVLDVKYMARFYDDLHWGELGLEKLAKILGVKRVGGSHQAGSDSLLTARVFARMKTMYGIEESRFVGFLYGVTTRICEPVSTQVLPTFPRAVNQGFLSYVKCSQLLAIVGQ from the exons ATGGGAATACTATATAAGGAGACAACTTTCATGATTCATTCTATTCATTTTTCTTCTACTTTTTATCAGGAACTGAGCGATCACTGCGAGATGGGGATTAGGCAAGTTTGGGCGTGTAATCTCATGGAAGAACTACAAAAAATGGATGCGGCGTTGCACCACCACAAGGTGGTTTCCATGGATTCGGAGTTCCCTGGATTTCTTCGGAAaacccctcgccggtctgatgaGTTATCGGCATTCGCTGATATGAAGTTCAACGTTGATAACATGAAAATTATCCAACTGGGTATTACACTTTCTGATGAGAATGGAATTATTGCTGGAACTTGGGAGTTTAATTTCAAGTTCTTGATAGAAACGGAGGTTTTTTATGATCCCAAGTCCATTGAGTTTCTAAAGGAAAGTGGAATTGATTTTGAGGAGCTGAGGATTAATGGGATCGACCAGCTGTTTTTCTCAAACATGTTCACTTATGTTTTAAGCAGACATAGAGACTTGAAGTGGCTAACTTTTCATGGGCTATATGACTTGGCCTACATGGTGAAGCTGGTTACCAAGAAACCACTGCCCGTATCTATGTTGGATTTCACTGAGATTATTGCCACGGTATTTGGGTGCTGTGTGTTGGATGTCAAGTACATGGCACGATTCTACGATGACCTGCACTGGGGTGAGCTTGGATTGGAGAAATTGGCTAAGATTCTAGGAGTCAAGCGAGTTGGAGGGTCTCATCAAGCAGGATCTGATAGTCTATTAACAGCTCGTGTGTTCGCCAGGATGAAGACGATGTATGGGATAGAGGAATCTAGATTTGTGGGGTTCTTGTATGGCGTCACCACTAGGATTTGCGAACCAGTGAGTACGCAAGTCCTTCCTACTTTTCCTCGC GCTGTGAACCAGGGATTCCTCAGCTATGTCAAGTGCTCCCAGCTTCTCGCTATTGTCGGCCAATGA
- the LOC131180049 gene encoding putative B3 domain-containing protein At2g27410, with product MGRVLGANDDGGCFDKMVAAIKLVEESILIAFVQQVRAEAMSKHDDRLAASVPKKSRDHGQRQDKKPLSHSSLFLHEKSSGSMNEIKRRVCGKRCSESGNNTEDEQKKMKLLKRPNRTCFANIGSETPPDMPNEWWDKIRTKGGTDVKLVIMKQMFATDLNPHHDRFSIPFKQIRDSSFLTEDEKSKLKEQKENIPVTLMEPCGDESKMLLRQWNLKSSSTYVLTTNWKKVLERNHQGSSGKFKHNDIVQLWSFRRNGELWLALFKVGDASTTPSGSGSKGENGDGASTSHRTMLDLELHL from the coding sequence ATGGGCAGAGTTCTTGGTGCCAATGATGATGGTGGGTGTTTCGACAAAATGGTGGCTGCGATCAAGTTAGTGGAAGAAAGTATTCTGATTGCTTTTGTGCAACAAGTAAGAGCTGAAGCCATGAGCAAGCATGATGACCGACTTGCTGCATCTGTGCCCAAGAAAAGCAGGGACCATGGACAACGCCAAGACAAGAAACCTCTTTCTCATTCGTCTTTATTTCTTCATGAGAAGTCCTCTGGAAGCATGAATGAAATCAAGAGAAGGGTCTGTGGCAAACGATGCTCTGAAAGTGGTAACAATACTGAAGATGAACAGAAGAAAATGAAATTGCTGAAGAGACCAAACAGGACCTGTTTTGCAAATATTGGTTCCGAGACGCCACCTGACATGCCTAATGAGTGGTGGGATAAAATTCGAACAAAAGGAGGCACAGATGTGAAGTTGGTGATAATGAAACAGATGTTTGCTACTGATTTAAATCCTCACCACGATCGTTTCTCAATCCCTTTTAAGCAGATAAGAGATTCCAGTTTTCTTACAGAGGATGAGAAGAGCAAGTTAAAGGAGCAGAAGGAGAACATACCTGTAACACTCATGGAACCTTGTGGTGATGAGTCTAAGATGTTGCTAAGGCAGTGGAATTTGAAAAGTAGCAGTACCTATGTGTTGACAACGAATTGGAAGAAAGTCTTGGAAAGGAATCATCAGGGATCATCAGGGAAATTCAAACACAATGACATAGTGCAGCTTTGGTCTTTCAGGCGCAATGGAGAACTCTGGTTGGCACTGTTTAAGGTTGGGGATGCAAGTACCACTCCTAGCGGCAGTGGCAGTAAAGGGGAGAACGGGGATGGTGCAAGTACAAGTCATCGTACAATGTTGGACCTGGAACTACATTTATAA